GGACGACATCATCTACGAGCACGGCCGGATCTACTTCGCCACCGAAACCCTGTACGGCCCGAGCGACAAGGGTGAGGTCGGGGAGGAGACCACCGTGGCGATCGGTTACGAGAGCGTCGCCCTCCACAGGCGCTGACCGGCCCCCGGACAGGTCGGTCCCCCGTCCTGGTACCCTGTGTGACGGCCGTCTGTGTACGCACCTCCGGGCTCTCCCAAGAACCTCGAAGACCGCGCCGACGGATCCCGTCACCAGAGTCACGTAAGCCCCCCTGAGAAGAAGACCAGGGGCACTCGGTGGCATCAATGAGACTCATGAGGAGTATCGCGTGTCGCTCGACGCCGCTACGAAGAAGCAGATCATCAGCGAGTTCGGTACCAAGGAGGGCGACACCGGCTCCCCCGAGGTCCAGGTCGCGATGCTCTCCCGCCGCATCTCGGACCTGACCGAGCACCTCAAGACCCACAAGCACGACCACCACTCCCGCCGTGGTCTGCTGATCCTGGTCGGTCAGCGTCGCCGCCTGCTGCAGTACCTCGCCAAGAAGGACATCCAGCGCTTCCGTACGCTGGTCGACCGCCTCGGCATCCGCCGCGGTGCGGCGGGCGCCAAGTAAGACGCCGTGCAGGGGAGCGGTTCCCGGGAGAAAGGGAGCCGCTCCCTTTGCTGTACGCCCCTCCGCGGCACCCGCCGGATCCCGGCCGGACCCCGCCGGACCCCGGCGTGACCTCGCCGGACAGGGGCGCGCGTGGCCCCGCCGTACGCGGGACGTCCGGGCGGAAACGTGCGGAGTGTCACCACCCCTTTGTAGTGTGGTAGCACGACGCAATAGGCACGACACAGTGTGAGGACGCCCGGGACGGGCAGCCGCACACACACCGAACGAGGAGAAGCGCACCTCGCCGCCGCCGGTCCTCGGTAGTGGCCCCCGGGGCATTGCGAACCCCGAGGGCTTCGATCGAAGACCGGCCCGCACCAGACGGCGCGCTTCTCCGCCACCGTCCCCCTGCCACACGGGCGGGACCAGGGACGAAGACGAGGAGAATTCACTAGTGGAGAACGAGACCCACTACGCCGAGGCCGTCATCGACAACGGTTCCTTCGGCACCCGCACCATCCGCTTCGAGACGGGCCGCCTGGCCAAGCAGGCCGCCGGCTCCGCCGTGGCGTACCTGGACGACGACACCATGGTGCTGTCGGCCACCACCGCCTCCAAGAACCCCAAGGACCAGCTCGACTTCTTCCCCCTCACGGTGGACGTCGAGGAGCGGATGTACGCCGCCGGCAAGATCCCCGGCAGCTTCTTCCGCCGTGAGGGCCGTCCCTCCGAGGACGCCATCCTCACCTGCCGCCTCATCGACCGCCCGCTGCGCCCGTCCTTCAAGAAGGGCCTGCGCAACGAGATCCAGGTCGTCGCCACGATCATGGCGCTCAACCCCGACCACCTGTACGACGTCGTGGCGATCAACGCCGCTTCCGCGTCCACGCAGCTGGCCGGTCTGCCCTTCTCCGGCCCGATCGGCGGCGTCCGCGTCGCGCTGATCAACGGCCAGTGGGTGGCCTTCCCGACGCACTCCGAGCTCGAGGACGCCGTCTTCGACATGGTCGTCGCGGGCCGCACCCTGGAGGACGGCGACGTCGCGATCATGATGGTCGAGGCCGAGGCCACCGAGAAGACCATCCAGCTGGTCAAGGGCGGCGCCGAGGCGCCGACCGAGGAGGTCGTCGCCGCCGGTCTGGACGCCGCGAAGCCCTTCATCAAGGTCCTCTGCAAGGCCCAGGCCGACCTCGCGTCGAAGGCCGCCAAGCCCACCGGCGAGTTCCCGATCTTCCTCGACTACCAGGACGACGTCCTGGAGGCCCTCACGGCCGCCGTCAAGGACGAGCTCGCGCAGGCGCTCACCATCGCCGGCAAGCAGGAGCGCGAGTCCGAGCTGGACCGCGTCAAGGCGCTCGCCGCCGAGAAGCTGCTCCCGCAGTTCGAGGGCCGCGAGAAGGAGATCTCCGCCGCGTACCGCTCGCTGACCAAGTCCCTGGTCCGTGAGCGCGTCATCAAGGAGAAGAAGCGCATCGACGGCCGCGGCGCGACGGACATCCGTACGCTCGCCGCCGAGGTCGAGGCCATCCCGCGGGTGCACGGCTCCGCGGTGTTCGAGCGTGGCGAGACCCAGATCCTGGGCGTCACCACCCTCAACATGCTCCGCATGGAGCAGCAGCTCGACACCCTGTCGCCGGTGACGCGCAAGCGCTACATGCACAACTACAACTTCCCGCCGTACTCCACCGGCGAGACGGGCCGCGTCGGCTCCCCGAAGCGCCGCGAGATCGGCCACGGCGCCCTCGCCGAGCGCGCCCTCGTCCCGGTCCTGCCGACGCGTGAGGAGTTCCCCTACGCGATCCGCCAGGTCTCCGAGGCGCTCAGCTCCAACGGCTCGACCTCCATGGGCTCGGTCTGCGCCTCCACCATGTCGCTGCTGAACGCCGGTGTGCCCCTGAAGGCCCCCGTCGCCGGTATCGCCATGGGCCTGATCTCCCAGGAGATCGACGGCGAGACGCACTACGTCACCCTCACCGACATCCTCGGTGCGGAGGACGCCTTCGGCGACATGGACTTCAAGGTCGCCGGCACCAAGGAGTTCGTCACCGCCCTCCAGCTCGACACCAAGCTGGACGGCATCCCGGCCTCCGTCCTGGCCGCCGCCCTCAAGCAGGCCCGTGACGCCCGCCTCCACATCCTCGACGTGATGATGGAAGCGATCGACACCCCGGACGAGATGTCCCCCAACGCCCCGCGGATCATCACCGTCAAGATCCCCGTGGACAAGATCGGCGAGGTCATCGGCCCCAAGGGCAAGATGATCAACCAGATCCAGGAGGACACCGGCGCCGAGATCACGATCGAGGACGACGGCACCATCTACATCGGTGCCGCCGACGGCCCGGCCGCCGAGGCCGCCCGCGCCACGATCAACGGCATCGCCAACCCGACCATGCCGGAGGTCGGCGAGCGCTACCTGGGCACCGTCGTGAAGACGACGACGTTCGGCGCGTTCGTGTCGCTGCTCCCGGGCAAGGACGGTCTGCTGCACATCTCGCAGATCCGCAAGCTCGCCGGCGGCAAGCGCGTGGAGAACGTCGAGGACGTCGTCGGCGTGGGCGCCAAGGTCCAGGTCGAGATCGCCGAGATCGACTCCCGCGGCAAGCTCTCCCTCATCCCCGTGATCGAGGGCGAGGAAGGTTCCGAGGACAAGAAGGACGACGGCGACAAGTGACGTCCCGTAGCTCCAAGGCGACGGCCCGCACCTCCACGGAGGCGCGGGCCGTCGCCCGTACCCAAACCCTGATCAAGGGCAGAGACGGCATCGGCACGGTCCGCAAGACCACCCTCCCCGGCGGCCTGCGCATCGTCACCGAGACCCTGCCGTCCGTGCGCTCCGCCACCTTCGGCATCTGGGCGCACGTCGGCTCCCGCGACGAGACACCCGCGTTGAACGGCGCCACGCACTACCTGGAGCACCTGCTCTTCAAGGGCACCACCCGGCGCAGCGCACTCGACATATCGTCCGCGATCGACGCGGTCGGCGGCGAGATGAACGCGTTCACGGCCAAGGAGTACACGTGCTACTACGCACGCGTGCTCGACTCCGACCTGCCGCTGGCCATCGACACGGTCTGCGACATGCTCACCGGCTCGCTCATCCGCGAGGAGGACGTCGACGTCGAACGCGGCGCCATCCTCGAGGAGATCGCGATGACCGAGGACGACCCGGGCGACTGTGTGCACGACCTGTTCGCGCACACCATGTTCGGCGACACCCCCCTCGGCCGCCCGGTCCTCGGCACCGTCGACACGGTCAACGCCCTCAGCGCCGACCGCATCCGCCGCTTCTACAAGAAGCACTACGACCCCACCCACCTCGTGGTCGCCTGCGCCGGCAACATCGACCACAACCAGGTCGTACGCCAGGTCCGCGCCGCTTTCGAGAGCGCGGGCGCCCTCACCCGCGTCGACGCCACCCCGATCGGCCCGCGTGAGGGCAGCCGGGGTCTGCGTACGGCCGGGCGGGTCGAACTGATCGGCCGCAAGACCGAGCAGGCCCACGTCGTCCTCGGCATGCCCGGTCTCTCCCGCACCGACGACCGCCGCTGGGCCCTCGGCGTCCTCAACACGGCACTGGGCGGCGGCATGTCCTCCCGCCTCTTCCAGGAGGTCAGGGAGAAGCGCGGCCTCGCCTACAGCGTGTACTCGTACACCTCCGGCTTCGCCG
This genomic stretch from Streptomyces deccanensis harbors:
- a CDS encoding M16 family metallopeptidase, giving the protein MTSRSSKATARTSTEARAVARTQTLIKGRDGIGTVRKTTLPGGLRIVTETLPSVRSATFGIWAHVGSRDETPALNGATHYLEHLLFKGTTRRSALDISSAIDAVGGEMNAFTAKEYTCYYARVLDSDLPLAIDTVCDMLTGSLIREEDVDVERGAILEEIAMTEDDPGDCVHDLFAHTMFGDTPLGRPVLGTVDTVNALSADRIRRFYKKHYDPTHLVVACAGNIDHNQVVRQVRAAFESAGALTRVDATPIGPREGSRGLRTAGRVELIGRKTEQAHVVLGMPGLSRTDDRRWALGVLNTALGGGMSSRLFQEVREKRGLAYSVYSYTSGFADCGLFGVYAGCRPSQVHDVLKICRDELDQVAQHGLPDEEIERAIGQLRGSTVLGLEDTGAIMNRIGKSELCWGEQMSVDEMLTRIAMVTPDEIRDVAREILGRRPSLSVIGPLKDKQASRLHEAVA
- a CDS encoding polyribonucleotide nucleotidyltransferase, with protein sequence MENETHYAEAVIDNGSFGTRTIRFETGRLAKQAAGSAVAYLDDDTMVLSATTASKNPKDQLDFFPLTVDVEERMYAAGKIPGSFFRREGRPSEDAILTCRLIDRPLRPSFKKGLRNEIQVVATIMALNPDHLYDVVAINAASASTQLAGLPFSGPIGGVRVALINGQWVAFPTHSELEDAVFDMVVAGRTLEDGDVAIMMVEAEATEKTIQLVKGGAEAPTEEVVAAGLDAAKPFIKVLCKAQADLASKAAKPTGEFPIFLDYQDDVLEALTAAVKDELAQALTIAGKQERESELDRVKALAAEKLLPQFEGREKEISAAYRSLTKSLVRERVIKEKKRIDGRGATDIRTLAAEVEAIPRVHGSAVFERGETQILGVTTLNMLRMEQQLDTLSPVTRKRYMHNYNFPPYSTGETGRVGSPKRREIGHGALAERALVPVLPTREEFPYAIRQVSEALSSNGSTSMGSVCASTMSLLNAGVPLKAPVAGIAMGLISQEIDGETHYVTLTDILGAEDAFGDMDFKVAGTKEFVTALQLDTKLDGIPASVLAAALKQARDARLHILDVMMEAIDTPDEMSPNAPRIITVKIPVDKIGEVIGPKGKMINQIQEDTGAEITIEDDGTIYIGAADGPAAEAARATINGIANPTMPEVGERYLGTVVKTTTFGAFVSLLPGKDGLLHISQIRKLAGGKRVENVEDVVGVGAKVQVEIAEIDSRGKLSLIPVIEGEEGSEDKKDDGDK
- the rpsO gene encoding 30S ribosomal protein S15; translated protein: MSLDAATKKQIISEFGTKEGDTGSPEVQVAMLSRRISDLTEHLKTHKHDHHSRRGLLILVGQRRRLLQYLAKKDIQRFRTLVDRLGIRRGAAGAK